The Lineus longissimus chromosome 6, tnLinLong1.2, whole genome shotgun sequence sequence GAAATGCTCTGATTTTTAAGATATCtgaacaattttgatgaaacctacctcaaatgaatcttATCAGAAAGTCCCAGCATTCTATTCCATTGTTGTGGTCAATACACACTTTGGAATGGAATAGAAATAGAATGCTGAGAATCTCTGGGaagattcatttgaggtaggtttcatcaaaattgttcaaatatcttgaaaatcagaacatttctgaaaaatgtGGACAAGGCTATTGTCAGTCCATGTCAGACTCTCagtttcaactacatgtatgtatattgaTGAGCAGTTTTTCTTTCATTGCGGTGTTTCTTTTACGTTATTGGTTTTGGTATGGCCCATAGGTCGAAAATGGGGGAATATTAGAGAAAGACTGGCTTTTAACTCCAGTCTGCAAGGATGTATCTCGAGCTACATGTACCGGTGGCCGTTGTCGCTGCTGAACTGACGCTGCACTCTGGTAAGTGTGGCCATGATTCTGAGGTGCTGCCATGGTCATCGCAGGAGCTTGTGCAGCTGAACCATTcatgaacatcatcatcatctccatcatgcGTTGTTCATGTTTTTGCTCTTGAGCACGCATCTGCATGTCCATTTCTGCTCGCTTTGCCTCcatctgaaagaaaatacataattgttttaaaatacTCATGAAATTGAACAGAGTGCTTTTAGAAATAATGCCAATGTGTTTGGTAACATGAACTCTGCCAGTGATGTTTCTGGTTCAactaaatttgaaaatgacGTAAAGAGTATCTTAATTCTTATTGCCTTCACTAATAAATTCTTCCAACTAGGATACTCCTCGTCAGTATCAATACAGTATCAATTATTACTACATTATCCATGTACTTGTGTCTGACTACACGGGAAAGGCATGATAGTTGGGCCGGCATTTCTGAACATCAGACGACTTTGGTTTTACTATGCAATTTCCTTTGACATTGTTTGACCAAGTGAAGTGAAGAGACAAATTGTACCTTTCAGGCTGTTTGAAAACTGCATATTAGGTCACTGAATAGAAATTGCACTGTATCAATTATGCAGTTATGTCAATAAAGACTAccataaatgacaaaaaatgctTCACTCATGTTGTACTATGTTTATACCTGCTTCATTGTCTCCAAGCGGGCCTGCTCCATCTCCCTCTCTGCAGCAATTCGTCTTTCCTCCATAACTAGGAATTTGCCATCACTTTCTCTTTGACTTGATGTGAAGATATCAATGAGCCGACTCACATCTGCTGCTGCCAGGGACTTTTTACTAGATTTACCAGTACCAGGGTCTTGTTCAGGTTGCTTAAGCTTGCGCTTTTCCCTGGGCTTACTCACAATAGCAGTGGCACTAGCAACACTACTAGTACTAGTGTCAGGTGTGGGTTCATCACCATTTAGTTCTGGCAATGTCATGTCATCTGGAATAGGCAGAAATatacgtttactattttatcaTGTCATGTACAATTATTTTAAcaaaatacttttaaataggGCTTGCTTATCTTGAAATAGTAACCATTacatttgatttgaattttCTCAACATAGTGTTGAAACATTTTTCAGATTACTCCTTTATTTGAATTCCAACAGATAAGCTAAAAGGGAGCCTAACCCTAGTATTGAAAATCATAACTTGACAAGGCAAGTGGGATAAGTGTAAGATAAATGATGACGATCAATGTACTAAAGTTGTCAAAATAATTGAAATGAGAGACAGGAATTATGTACTAGAAAGAAGAACAGCTTTGGAATCTAGTTGCATGTTGAACAAATGGAACCTCTGGGTCATGTTCAAATGGGTCCCAAGGCTTGAACCAACAAGCATAACTGTATTTAATATTTAGTATTAAAAGTTAGTACGACAACGAACAAGAAATGGAATGTCAATGAGTAACGATAAATCAGGTTAGTTGGTTTTCAAACTGAAAGATCATCCGTAATTTACCGGTAGGGTACCCAAAAGACTGGTCCCtgcaaaaaaaataaaaagcatGGATTATACATGGAAAAGGCCTAAAAGTTAGCATTTTTTAGTACCTAAATCCGTCTGATTCCCAGCTCCTGATGATGTACTGGTATTATTCATATTGGCCTGTTGCTCTGCGAAGCTACAGCTGCCATCTTCGTCCGCGGGCTCCTCATCGTCGCCAGCCTCATCACTTCCCAAGTTTGAACTGCTTGGAGTTGGGCTCCTAACAGACAATCTCCCTGTCTGCAACAACACTGGGGGCGTACATGTTGGGCGATCCCCAATTATTGCATCTATTGGATCGAAAAACCGCCACATGTTGATCCTGCCACCAGCGCCAGACTTATTTACTCTTTTCAGCTCCTCCCTGTATTTTTCTTTTAGTCTCTTCATCTTGTTCTGACATTTCAATGCAGTCCTATCTTTGTAACCACGTATCTGCATACGTGCCGAGACCCTCTCGTACACTTTAGAGTTATGTTTGGCACCATCAAGTGCCCTCTGGATGGTACTGTCGCCCCATATTTCGATCAATACCGTAGTCTCCTGGTCGCTCCACGACGTCCCTCTATCATCAGCCATATCTGATTAACTAAACTGACGAAATAATTGATAAACTCGACAAAAtctctcgataaattgaagatgTCACAGCAAtttctttccgcggaaaatttcatgcaaggaacacggcagctattcccgcgaatgacgtcacgcgagtaccgtgtgcaaaccggctcggagccAGTTCGCTTTTACActcataaataaaccctcctccaccggcctacaccggcctgcaccgacccgagaccggcaatcggaacccgcctcggaccaggagggttcaggacggtaggttcgcttttacacgagggaaaataaaccggctggtacctgaactagtctcgatccggcttgaacccgcaccgtgtaaaaacgcctttaattgtgttagtagtaattaagattgcatgcgtttattagaaccaacttgacctgaaccaagctttgtgtattatattccggctgccatcTTAGATATgcttgggcctgcactgtgtagtgtataaaagatgactttgatggggtttttctgtaaaaatattgatgattgtttgcacctctattatgtttcagcccagataccaattcatataacatagctttgtatggctgtgattagattaggtttgcactcaggcaaagacaaataaaaggcattttaaaagggcctacttcgttattcgttgtgaagaatggtcgtcatttgaaaatgccatgcccattacttatgttgtggtatgaaagattggtgccctgttgtacacaaatgagacaaatacTAGTTgcaaagaacaggtcttaacctatagtatatataggcaggacaaatgtgtcctattgtagacctaccaagatgagacagttagttgcaaaaatcgacaggtcacaacctatgatatcataggcaggacaacgggtgtctcatccagcttagggtcttgtaattccgggagtgaagttgagacaacagtcaccaaggacatgtcacaacctttattatcataggcaagggatgtagttgtctcatccagcttgaggccttgttattccgagagatgagacaacagtcacagaggacattatatgttacaacctttattatcataggcaagggatgtagttgtctcatcccgcttgaggccttgttattaagagagatgagacaacagtcacagaggacattatgtcacaacctatcttttatatccaggggatgtaggtgtctcatccagcttggggtcttgttattccgagagatgagacaacagtcacagaggacaacatatcaaggcagtaccagtacacaaaaattaaaagtcatgatttcaatgtacacaatattattattattaattattcacaatatacatttaatttacattcaatagactcatacattcaaaaaataataatacaaagttcacatcttcatattccttgctatagaagtttcaactttaactttcttttaataaaagtgacagacaaatgaaggtgcgcactgttcctgtatagtcctcaatttggaaatgatgttcatcaacttgactaagaacggttccaagataaacttttgagtccaatctgaacaaacacgtgtcaccgacattgaatatacctttttcctgatttgtcaatggatttcttggacttcttgcgtTTACGACCAAAATATCGCTTATGACCGCCTGCACCAACTTTCGAATCCAACCGAGCTTTTTTCTGAGGagggaagtcaccatcatcattcctagtcaGGTCCACTTTGAGGACgagtatacctggaattgtaaaggcgagtgtaaacataagccgcacttacaccacctgaaaatggaccaccaatcttggttcgggaaccaatgccgcaccatcgaaaatccaccaagcgcttacaccagcgctgcagctagttataaaatccggctacagatggcgcgcaaacaataagcagaacgcggaaagccttggcagaaagcgccatttcgaaagcgccgcctggagccgaaccatctaactagctaattgccgaaccatttgcgcgtacaccacgacaaagccgagcttttaacaagccgggcgaatttggaccatcaagcttggtgggacaaattcgctcggcaatttgtatcggcaatggattgccgaaccaatttgtcgcggcaatgtggtggtgtaagtgcaattggtccaccaatatttcgtggtgtaagcgcagctataatggcagtggctaaatgggggaggggggggggggggttaactgggggtggctccaacagacacagcttctattctaattcaattctgacactgaccagtgttgaatctagagaaagaaaggaagtatcctacagatgtccacttttatttcaatgtagattcaaataatatttaattgcaatcaaaatagcctcggaacttaccatcaatccaaaatcagagtagtaatcacgcctgtctataatgtcggttgcatttctggtgacacatcttggaggctgaacctgaaataaagagtaatttattagaatagaatacatgcatacaaagcatacgggaatacagtataatgatttcaatcatctgtttgtgaatacatagatgaagggaaacatcgcttaacttaccatttatcttgttcactgccggatcaatgatgtcgacgtactgggcctatatacatgtagcctctcgaatcaactaaagcatcacataagccggattaagtcgagaagttatctgcagtacacaccatgcaaccagctgaaattaaagaaaaaggcattttagtaactgaaggaatgtttaccagtcaaaaaaaggcactgttttggaaacaccctgtacaaaaatacagcaacaaactggaatgtgggtcaatgggcgagttcattttgctaacaggtggatgatataccaagaacttttctatatttggcgaattcttaagactatatttatcaattacatctgtaaagatattttcaacataaactatggtatatgctaactcatggcttgttcataagcacgatcatgacttattattgtactattacccatgctgtacccctttcaccaaaatagacccgaccatcgaacttcaaaactcaactatttttagacatttgttcttcaaatgcattttctgcatgaatatacagcaaactaacataaaatagatatatattttaaaagtaaagatttaaatgaatactggaagtaactcgttttgctaaataacgatcaagggaattcgatgttgtccgatgaacttggcaccccatctcaatctccgtctgcaagtcggccattttgaatttgagcagatcaaagtttgagaaatttcagaataaacgcacgattctgtacgaaactgaaatgagttatgcaaaacagccggggtatttatgatatatgatattatgcctacctggctatctagtcttgaagaattccgaaatctgtaacttgtcgaaaaatcgataaaaagcatggaaatcgccactgtttcgttaattttggtccaaatttcatgaaattttcaagccgggtgaatggtcatgtaacacaacttatgagccaatgaaaaccgtcgtatctaattcgagcacgtgtacagaagcgcgctgatgtttgaacgatgccaatgcattaaccctttggctgaatgggtattgcgataatgtgcgagatgtgtattggcgacaatgtttacatagcggttaacaggcttttcgcatggaccaatcgttgggcagcaggctagtaggcagaatggtttatttcgatgtcatgtttaggcttagctgaaacagctgtgtagAGTGCCTTTCCAAGCACACAACACACAAGTTATCTGTTGTGGCATCCTCAGGGATCACGGGCTCATGGCCCTGTCCATCCATTCTGGTAATCGGATTTCCCGCTCCGAAAGACCTCTTCCTCGTCCGACCACTGTATGTACCCACAGGCTGATGAATTACTTCCAAAAAGAACTCCTCAAAATCTCTCTTCCTCTTCCCTGGGGGGCTGTGATTGACAAAGAAGCCTTCTATGATATAGGCATTAAAGACTGCCCACATCAGACTCTTCCTGGAAATCCGATTGTACCAATGGTACGTCTTTCTTGATCTatcaatttttgtcattttgtcgtTGAGGTCAAAACCCCCCATGTACTTATTATAGTCCTCCACACTAGGATTGGCTGCTTTTTCTAAGGCCTCCCCCTGCTTGTAACGCCTGGTAACAGTCAACCCAGCTTGCTCTGGATCATGAATTGTCGACAAGTAATACACCACCCGATTGTCCTTCCAAGTTGTCACAACCATCCCAGTAACTGCATCCACTCTCCACTAGGAGATCACCTCGAGCCATTCTAGTTGCTTGAGGCTTGGTCTTCTTGAGAACATCTGGAAACTGCCTTCTGTTTGGTTGAACTGTACCACAGAAGTAAAGCTCCCTCTGCAGGGTATGGTACATCAGTGCAGGACTAGTATAAAACCTATCTATATAAATGTGATAGCCCTTCTGAGAGATGGGCTCTGTCAGGCTGAGGCATACTGTTTCCCCCAGGCCAACATTAGGATAGGCATCATTGTTCATATTCCTCCCCACATAAACCTCAAAGTTATAATTGTAGCCAGTCTTGCTCTCAGCTAGCATCCACACCTTGATACCCCACTTTACGGGCTTGTCTTTCATGTACTGTTTCATACCCAATCGGCCCTTGAATGGCACCATGCATTCATCTATAGCCATCTCTCTTTCTGGAACAAAGTTATCCATGAAAGCTTTCTTGAGATGTAACAGCAGAGGCTTCAGTTTATATAGTTTATCAGCTGTTTGGTCCTGGTCCCTTGCCTTGTCTTCATCACAAAAGTGCAAGTACCGCAAAATTTGCGTGAAGCGCCGACGCCCCATGATAAGGGAGAGCCCTGGAAATGACATCATGAAATTGTCCCTTTCATTATCCCACACACTCTCAATCCTACAATCTAAGTACTTCTCTATGAATAATAACATGCCAAAGAATGCCTTGAGTTCAGCAGTGGATTCAATCTCTTTCCATGCAGACTTGTTTGCGTCAGGGTCACGGTGTTTCTTACGACTGGCATTCAGATTGGTAAGGATTCTAATCTTGTCCAAGAAAGCATCATCAAAGAATAGTTGAAAATAATCAATAGCCAAACCATTGCCTGGGGGGTTTTGAATGGTAGGACCAGGGGTTTCCTCAAAGTTAACTCTATCAATAGGTTTCAAACGGTTCCTCCAATTCAAATCAGGAACATCTCCAACGTTGCCAGGGAAACCAAAAAAAtcctcatcttcttcatcatcactgtccAAAAACAGGTCCCCTAATCCGGCAAAAGGATCTACACGTACATTTGCATTGAGAAAGTTATTTCTGGGAGCAACGGCATCGTTATCTCCGTCGGAATCATCCCCAGAAGCATCAAAGTCCTGGCCACCAAAGTCAACATTCGCCATTTTTAAATCtcttcaaatgtaaacaaacaaactGTCACCAAAGTACTTATAAATCGCTCAAATCTCGATCTAAATCCACAAACTAAACGGCAAATCGAAGTGTCAGCCATTATCATTGCAAATAACGCGAGAACTCGCGATGTCCGTGACTACGCAGTTAGTGGGATTGGCGCGAAATTCAAATAGATCGTCAGCCCGGTAAACCGGGAAGTGGTGgtgaaaaagttaaaaaatcaTTACAAACATGACTCATGATAAGACAATATACCATGTCTTCAATTATTGCGATGTATCAGCAACATTATACGATAGGCCTACACTTACACGTGTTCTCTCCCTTCTTTTTAAGTAGTCGGATGGCCGTGATTGCACTGCTGGCTCCTGCGCTGCTGGCTCCTCCGACATGTCAAAAGGTGGGGGTCCAGAAGGCTTAGCTGTCTGAGCAGAGTCATATATTGTCGGCACTGCATCCGACTTCTACTTCCAAGTTctggaataaaaaaacaaaaatgcttCCAGCACTGTACATTTTAAATCAATGgcaatgggtgaggtcaaatgtcGAGTTTAGTTGAGTTCAGTTAACTCAACTCTAGTTAACCTCTTCAGTACCAGGGCTAAATGTCCCCAGAATACCAgggtatttttggcatttttcaaGATTTGATATAGTTTGTTTGTAAAATCCGTAGCAACCAAATCTTTGGAGATAGACCcaataaagtatacattttTGGAAAGGGGAAAGATAGGGCTATCGATTGGTATTGGTTGCTAGCTCGTATCTGTAAATTGGTGATCAATTACCAATATCGATTGATtggttttttgatttttgtgattttcataatgaaacaatgattttttttgtaaacTATGACTTCTTTTATTCCTTCCTGAACAAAGAATCATTATTGATAGGTCTGATCAACAGGTGATTGGTTGCATATCGATTACTGATCAATAACCAATCAGTCCAGAAATGAGCAGATTTCTTACGTTTTCTTCACTCTATCAGCACATATCTTCACTACATATGGACAGGACATCCATCCTTCTTCACTCCTAGCTGATCAGTGATTGATCGATTATTGATCAGTGATCGATAAGTGATCGATAAGTGATTGGTTTCCTGATTTTGGCGGGATTTCAGCCTGATTTTTTACACTTTTTAGTCCACATCAAATGCCAAACTTATTGACAGTCCAGACAGTCCTTACACTTCCCAGTATCTACGTTTGGTGTGGTAAACTTCGAAGCATTCCTCAATGCACAGCCCTGGCTGACTCGGACATTGTGCACAGATGAACTTGCTGACACGACGGATGCCTCTTGAGGAGCAAACTTTGCATCTTGCAACAGGTTTTTTCCACGTGTCGCTGTCAGGTTTCCTTGATATAAAGTGACGTTCAGTCAGACGAATGACCGTTTCAACTCTCTGGTCGTCAGCAGCAGCAGCTTGTTGATCATGGTCTCCGGGGAAGACAAGGGATGCAATGACCTGAAAGATGAAGAAGACAAATGTAACACATGTTGTATCTGTCATAAACATTGTTCCTTTTTTTCTCAAGGAATCTCGAACATACATCACGTGAGAAGTTCAGGAATGGCTTCTTGTTTCCGTCTTTCTGGTAGACGATGTGGGCATTGAGTAGAGCAACTTGTATCAGGTGAAACGTCAGCTTTTTGTACCACTTCACCGTCTTTCTGGCTGCATTGTAGGGTTTTATAATGTGCGCATTGGTCAAGGAAAGTATATGATAAGATATGATTAGAAATTGAGAGGTATAAAAGTTATTGAACCTGTACTTTTACTATTTTGTAAAGGATATTTGATCTTGAAAATCAACACCACCCATTGAAACATTGTAGTCGGTGACTGCTACTGGCTTCCGAAGTCTTGGGGCATCGTTGCGTCATTGACCTGGAGCTCTGACGGGGACAGTTTCC is a genomic window containing:
- the LOC135489676 gene encoding uncharacterized protein LOC135489676; this translates as MADDRGTSWSDQETTVLIEIWGDSTIQRALDGAKHNSKVYERVSARMQIRGYKDRTALKCQNKMKRLKEKYREELKRVNKSGAGGRINMWRFFDPIDAIIGDRPTCTPPVLLQTGRLSVRSPTPSSSNLGSDEAGDDEEPADEDGSCSFAEQQANMNNTSTSSGAGNQTDLDDMTLPELNGDEPTPDTSTSSVASATAIVSKPREKRKLKQPEQDPGTGKSSKKSLAAADVSRLIDIFTSSQRESDGKFLVMEERRIAAEREMEQARLETMKQMEAKRAEMDMQMRAQEQKHEQRMMEMMMMFMNGSAAQAPAMTMAAPQNHGHTYQSAASVQQRQRPPVHVARDTSLQTGVKSQSFSNIPPFSTYGPYQNQ
- the LOC135489574 gene encoding piggyBac transposable element-derived protein 4-like, whose translation is MANVDFGGQDFDASGDDSDGDNDAVAPRNNFLNANVRVDPFAGLGDLFLDSDDEEDEDFFGFPGNVGDVPDLNWRNRLKPIDRVNFEETPGPTIQNPPGNGLAIDYFQLFFDDAFLDKIRILTNLNASRKKHRDPDANKSAWKEIESTAELKAFFGMLLFIEKYLDCRIESVWDNERDNFMMSFPGLSLIMGRRRFTQILRYLHFCDEDKARDQDQTADKLYKLKPLLLHLKKAFMDNFVPEREMAIDECMVPFKGRLGMKQYMKDKPVKWGIKVWMLAESKTGYNYNFEVYVGRNMNNDAYPNVGLGETVCLSLTEPISQKGYHIYIDRFYTSPALMYHTLQRELYFCGTVQPNRRQFPDVLKKTKPQATRMARGDLLVESGCSYWDGCDNLEGQSGGVLLVDNS